In one window of Gemmatimonadota bacterium DNA:
- the rsfS gene encoding ribosome silencing factor, with amino-acid sequence MVLDLRGLTDATDYFIVASGTSDAHVRGIADSVVEKLHRRGLRAHHVEGLSTGRWVLLDFVDFVVHLFHPEARSFYQLERLWSDAPELRSGA; translated from the coding sequence CGACGCCACGGACTACTTCATCGTGGCGTCGGGTACCTCCGACGCGCACGTCCGCGGCATCGCGGACTCGGTGGTGGAGAAGCTGCACCGGCGGGGCCTGCGGGCGCATCACGTCGAGGGCCTCTCGACCGGGCGGTGGGTGCTGCTCGATTTCGTGGACTTCGTGGTCCACCTCTTTCATCCCGAGGCGCGGAGCTTCTACCAGCTCGAGCGCCTCTGGAGCGATGCGCCGGAGCTCCGGTCCGGCGCCTGA